The nucleotide sequence CGATCTACCTGAGAAGAAGACATTACAACTTTCGTTCAGAGAAGACTACAGTACCGATCAGTTTACGAATCGCCCTGTTTTGAAGAATACAGTAACATTTGAACGTACACCTTCTGTTCTGGATCAATTAGTGTCTGATGCTCAAAAGACTATGCAAGATGATTTTGACACCAGTGACAGTAGTCTTGAGCTTTGAATATTGAATCTTGTATGACACAGTTCATTGCTGACTTAGAATCGCTCACAGTTTTCATTTTCGCTCGATGGGTGTTTGAAAAACTGTggcatatttttttggaataaCGATGAGGCGATGAAATTCCGTTTTGTCATGGATATATAAGAAACAGACATATTTGAGTGGTTAATCTATGAATACTTTGTTCTTTCTGCTGTTTGGTATTCCAAACTTACCATTAAAGTCGAAAGCACAATTTTTTACTAACGATGTCATCTACCATTTCTAAAACCATAAAGTTCAATCCAGCAACTGACAAGCTGGTGACAGTTGCATGTGGCTGTTTCTGGGGTACCGAACATATCTACAGAAAGCATTTAGGtgataaaattattgatgCTAAGGTCGGCTACGCCAATGGGGAAGAGTCAAAGAAAGATCACGATACTTCTATATCATATCAAAGGGTCAAGAAGGGAGACACAGACTTTGCGGAAGTATTACAAATATCATACAACCCTAAGATTATAACATTAAAGGAATTGGctgatttttttttcagaaTCCACgatccaacaacaacaaatgcACAAGGTCCTGATCAAGGTACTCAATACCGTAGTGGTTTATATGCCCACTCAAAGGAAGATTTAAGTGAATTAGAAAAGATCAAACAAGAATGGCAATCTAAATGGGGAAATAAAATTGTAACCACAGTGGAACCAATCCACAACTTCTACGATGCTGAAGAATACCATCAACTTTACCTTTTCAAGAACACAGAGGGCTACGCATGCCCAACTCATTACGTAAGAGATATTTAAATATCATGCGTACATAAGTATATAACTTAAATTGTATCATTGCATATTTCTACAAACTTTTTCTGTTGATTATTTAAGTTGTTAGTAATCttatatattgaaatagTTCAAATCTGATTTAATTTACTgttgaagatattatttttttaaaaccTATATACAAAGTTTTGTTCTTATATATAGCGAACGTTAAATGGTTAGTAACATCTATACTATTTGAGAATAGACAAATGCAAATGTAAAATACAATGAATGATAGATGTGTTTAATTTGAATGTATTAGTTAGGAAAAGGTAGTcttattttgtaattggAACCGTTGAGACTTCCAATACAATAAATGGCGATGAAAAAAACTAGCGgataattgaaaaaggtAATCAATATCTGTAGTGGTCAGCCTTATATGGACCTTCTTGTGGAACACCCAAGTATTCAGATTGAGTGTCAGACAATTTAGTCAATTGGACACCTAATTTGTCCAAATGGAACTTAGCGACAGCTTCATCCAAAATCTTTGGTAAGACATGAACACCAACGGTGAATGG is from Naumovozyma castellii chromosome 6, complete genome and encodes:
- the MXR1 gene encoding peptide-methionine-S-sulfoxide reductase (ancestral locus Anc_3.541); this encodes MSSTISKTIKFNPATDKLVTVACGCFWGTEHIYRKHLGDKIIDAKVGYANGEESKKDHDTSISYQRVKKGDTDFAEVLQISYNPKIITLKELADFFFRIHDPTTTNAQGPDQGTQYRSGLYAHSKEDLSELEKIKQEWQSKWGNKIVTTVEPIHNFYDAEEYHQLYLFKNTEGYACPTHYVRDI